The Musa acuminata AAA Group cultivar baxijiao chromosome BXJ1-3, Cavendish_Baxijiao_AAA, whole genome shotgun sequence genome window below encodes:
- the LOC135619160 gene encoding heavy metal-associated isoprenylated plant protein 32-like produces MSKEEDIKFLKIQTCILKVNIHCDGCKKKVKKLLHKVDGVYTTSIDAEQGKVTVSGDVDPATLVKKLAKAGKHAELLAPKGGNNSSSNQAQKSQPQQGKGQQKDNAKPQKGGNGGGGGGGGGGGGGKDQKGQQPQQTPQQQQLLLQQQQQMLHQMKGSKDLQLPQLKPFNLPPPKEPKAVSFALPPKGGDDYDEEDDFVDDFDDDEMDELDCFDADVDDDFKNIKITPAVGVPNGNAVKGNNKGGGNGGGAKKVGEQNQGMCNNGVPKNGNGGGVKKGGCGNQNQCQGVGSASKNGGGAAPQDGDNDGSDIKNPPNGHGNGQAGKSGTANGAKKGCGKNEMGGGGGHPMINPGMIGQGFPGMAMGPQMGNVPVAATAAQGVPPHNYYQGGGTVAPPPDVVPMTNPYQQQQYMAAMMQQQQQLQLQQQQQQRMMMMMNAHDRSFQPTMTGYARPPPPPVYLPPVPAAVPHHGEPYTTFFSDENTSSGCSIM; encoded by the exons ATGAGTAAAGAAGAAGACATCAAGTTCCTCAAGATACAG ACATGCATACTTAAAGTGAACATACACTGTGATGGATGTAAGAAGAAGGTCAAGAAACTGCTTCACAAAGTTGATG GGGTGTACACAACCAGTATAGATGCAGAGCAGGGGAAGGTGACTGTATCAGGTGATGTTGATCCTGCCACCCTCGTCAAGAAGCTTGCCAAGGCTGGCAAACACGCAGAGCTGTTGGCTCCGAAGGGTGGCAACAATAGCAGCAGCAACCAGGCCCAGAAGTCACAGCCGCAACAGGGCAAGGGGCAGCAGAAGGACAATGCGAAGCCACAGAAGGGTGGgaatggcggcggcggtggcggcggcggcggtggtggtggaggGAAAGACCAAAAAGGTCAGCAGCCTCAGCAAACaccacagcagcagcagctgctacTTCAACAACAGCAGCAGATGCTGCATCAAATGAAAGGGTCCAAAGACCTACAGTTGCCACAGTTGAAGCCATTCAATTTACCCCCTCCGAAGGAGCCCAAAGCTGTCAGCTTTGCGTTGCCTCCTAAAGGCGGCGATGACTACGACGAGGAGGACGATTTCGTTGACGACTTCGACGACGACGAGATGGACGAGCTCGACTGCTTCGACGCCGACGTCGACGACGACTTCAAGAACATCAAGATCACGCCCGCGGTCGGGGTACCGAACGGGAACGCTGTGAAGGGTAATAACAAAGGAGGAGGAAACGGCGGCGGGGCTAAGAAGGTTGGAGAACAGAACCAAGGCATGTGTAACAACGGTGTACCGAAGAATGGCAATGGTGGTGGTGTTAAGAAGGGTGGCTGTGGAAACCAAAACCAGTGTCAAGGCGTTGGATCTGCATCGAAGAATGGTGGTGGCGCTGCGCCACAAGATGGCGATAACGATGGCAGTGACATCAAGAACCCTCCCAATGGTCACGGCAATGGCCAAGCTGGGAAAAGTGGCACCGCCAACGGAGCAAAGAAAGGATGTGGGAAGAATGAAATGGGCGGCGGAGGAGGCCATCCCATGATCAATCCGGGCATGATTGGCCAAGGCTTCCCCGGCATGGCAATGGGACCTCAGATGGGTAACGTTCCGGTGGCAGCGACGGCAGCGCAAGGAGTCCCACCTCACAATTACTATCAGGGAGGAGGCACGGTGGCGCCGCCGCCTGATGTGGTACCCATGACCAATCCATATCAGCAGCAGCAGTACATGGCCGCCatgatgcagcagcagcagcaactgcagcttcagcagcaacaacaacagagaatgatgatgatgatgaacgcCCATGACCGCAGCTTCCAGCCGACGATGACGGGCTACGCCCGGCCACCCCCGCCGCCGGTGTACCTGCCTCCGGTGCCAGCGGCCGTCCCACATCATGGTGAACCCTACACCACCTTCTTCAGTGATGAGAACACCAGCAGTGGCTGCTCAATCATGTGA
- the LOC135582655 gene encoding probable E3 ubiquitin-protein ligase LUL4: MGQSSSNSRRNDYHRQNPSFSYSSPPPGPNQSATSSSHLPISPPLPPPSQPPPPRSNYSTPYPMPSPPNPSTSYYHQSSPWTCRPQHPQHYGPGRTGGWWMPPPPPPPIHSPGMAGQPPALPPPPFVEQTKTVKNDVNVHKDSIRLVPDEQNPDDHLVSFTFDAMVDGSVTIYYFAKEGANATISSIYVDIYTPKGITFLKGLGQTFIQPSGSGIDLGFFDLDELSKPLEGDVFPLVIYAKSCRPSPSKDVHGIQSSSPAHAQITQAVIEKSDDGNFKVKVVKQILWVEDERYELQEIFGLSPVEAKISGGDDDDMGKECVICLSEPRDTTVLPCRHMCMCGECAKALRLQSNKCPICRQPVEQLMEIKVNTADP, encoded by the exons atgggCCAATCATCAAGCAATTCGAGAAGAAACGACTACCACCGTCAAAATCCCTCGTTCTCctactcctctcctcctcctggtCCGAACCAGTCCGCTACTTCTTCCTCTCATCTCCCGATATCTCCGCCGCTTCCACCGCCATCGCAGCCGCCGCCGCCTCGCTCCAACTATAGCACGCCCTACCCGATGCCTTCGCCTCCTAACCCTAGCACTTCTTATTACCACCAATCCAGCCCTTGGACGTGCCGGCCTCAGCACCCACAGCACTATGGCCCCGGTCGGACCGGTGGTTGGTGGATGccaccgcctccgccgccgccgatcCACTCTCCCGGGATGGCTGGTCAGCCGCCGGCGCTGCCGCCGCCACCGTTCGTCGAGCAGACCAAGACGGTGAAGAACGATGTCAACGTGCATAAGGATTCGATACGGCTGGTGCCTGATGAGCAGAACCCCGATGATCATCTGGTCTCTTTCACCTTTGACGCCATGGTCGATGGGAG TGTTACAATTTATTACTTCGCCAAGGAAGGGGCCAATGCCACTATCTCTTCTATATATGTGGATATATACACACCTAAAGGAATAACCTTTCTTAAGGGACTTGGACAGACATTCATCCAACCTTCAGGATCTGGTATTGACTTGGGATTCTTCGATTTGGATGAGCTCTCAAAGCCATTAGAAGGTGATGTCTTCCCTTTGGTAATATATGCCAAATCTTGCCGACCATCCCCATCCAAAGATGTTCATGGTATCCAATCTTCAAGTCCTGCTCATGCGCAGATCACTCAAGCTGTCATAGAGAAGAGTGATGATGGGAATTTTAAAGTCAAGGTAGTAAAGCAGATATTGTGGGTTGAAGACGAACGATATGAACTACAAGAAATCTTCGGCCTGAGCCCAGTTGAAGCAAAAattagtggtggagatgatgatgatATGGGAAAAGAATGCGTAATCTGTCTGTCAGAACCAAGAGATACCACTGTACTTCCTTGTCGGCACATG TGCATGTGTGGTGAGTGCGCTAAAGCATTAAGGCTGCAATCAAATAAATGTCCTATATGCCGTCAACCTGTTGAACAATTGATGGAGATTAAGGTCAATACCGCTGACCCATGA
- the LOC103978079 gene encoding adenylate isopentenyltransferase 5, chloroplastic-like, whose product MPSSPLFLIQFWFPRVPSVPCRLLPPLVDVPAVARMVYKDKVVFILGTTGSGKSKLAIALAKSFRGEVVNSDKMQVYDGLGVITNKVTEEESGGVPHHLLGVVHPEADFTASDFRREATRAVESILGRGGLPIVAGGSNSYIEELVEGAGGEFRSRYDCCFLWVDVELPVLHEFVSSRVDKMVEQGLVKEARAAFRPDGDYSRGIWRSIGVSEMDGYFRSEDSAGNGEVKARMLEAAVDAIKANTCRLACCQLQKIRRFCAMGWDVHRIDATEFFQRRGRGEEEELWEEVVGEPGAAITRSFLASKNQNNELDATANAATL is encoded by the coding sequence ATGCCTTCTTCCCCTCTCTTCCTCATCCAGTTTTGGTTTCCGAGGGTTCCTTCGGTACCATGCAGGCTGCTTCCTCCCCTCGTTGATGTCCCCGCAGTTGCACGCATGGTGTACAAGGACAAGGTCGTCTTCATCCTTGGCACGACTGGGAGCGGCAAGTCCAAGCTGGCCATCGCTCTCGCCAAGAGCTTCCGTGGGGAAGTCGTCAACTCCGACAAGATGCAGGTGTACGACGGCCTCGGCGTGATCACCAACAAGGTGACCGAGGAGGAGTCCGGTGGCGTCCCCCACCACCTTCTTGGGGTAGTGCACCCGGAGGCGGACTTCACCGCTTCGGACTTCCGCCGCGAGGCCACGCGCGCGGTGGAGTCGATCCTCGGCCGCGGCGGCCTCCCCATCGTCGCCGGCGGGTCCAACTCGTACATCGAGGAGCTGGTCGAGGGGGCGGGCGGCGAGTTCCGGTCCCGCTACGACTGCTGCTTCCTGTGGGTGGACGTCGAGCTGCCGGTGCTCCACGAGTTCGTGTCGTCGCGGGTGGACAAGATGGTGGAGCAAGGGCTGGTGAAGGAGGCACGGGCGGCGTTCCGACCGGACGGGGACTACTCGAGAGGAATTTGGAGATCGATCGGCGTGTCGGAGATGGACGGCTACTTCCGCTCGGAGGACTCGGCAGGCAACGGGGAGGTGAAAGCGCGGATGCTGGAGGCCGCCGTGGACGCGATCAAGGCCAACACTTGCAGGCTGGCGTGCTGTCAGCTGCAGAAGATCCGGCGCTTCTGCGCGATGGGGTGGGACGTGCACCGAATCGATGCCACCGAGTTCTTCCAAAGGCGAGggcggggggaggaggaggagctgtGGGAGGAGGTGGTGGGGGAGCCCGGCGCGGCCATCACAAGAAGCTTTTTGGCCTCCAAGAACCAGAATAATGAGCTCGATGCCACTGCTAATGCTGCAACGTTATAG